The window TCGGTCACCTCCTGTGAGGGTCCCTTTCTGGCTGGCGGAAGGAGCCGGAGAGGCTCTTTCCTGTTAGTCCAAGTGTCCGGTCGGGCTAGAACGTGCCTTCCGGATTGTAGTAGCGCATGACATTGTCTTTCGTAATCAACGGCGACGGCAGGTAGGTGTCCTTCTCAGGGGCCCCTCCGCCCAGGATGGACATCAAGCGGTTGAACGCACCACGCCCGATCTGGTCCGAGTTGTTCAGGCCGGTAGCACCGTAGTTCGTGCCATTGATGATGGCTTCCAGTGCAGCCGTCTCACCGTCGACACCGACGAGGAACATCTCATCCGCGCGGCCCGCATCCCCGATGGCCGTCTGGGCGCCCAGGCACATCGAGTCGTTCTCGCAGAACACGGCGTCGATCTTCGGATTGGCAGCCAGCATGTCCTCCATCAGGGCAATGCCGCCGTCCGCGCTCCAGCCGCCATAGTCCGGCGCA is drawn from Anaerolineales bacterium and contains these coding sequences:
- a CDS encoding substrate-binding domain-containing protein, which codes for GEGVVVQLRGGPADNSIGLNRSNGMLSVVETYPGISVITAPDYGGWSADGGIALMEDMLAANPKIDAVFCENDSMCLGAQTAIGDAGRADEMFLVGVDGETAALEAIINGTNYGATGLNNSDQIGRGAFNRLMSILGGGAPEKDTYLPSPLITKDNVMRYYNPEGTF